DNA sequence from the Synergistales bacterium genome:
AGGTCGGCCGAAGGCCAAGATGACACCGCCTCCCTGCGCGAGACAGCGCTGGCCTCCCTGCGGGAGGAGGCGTCCATCGAACCGGAGTACCTGGACATCCGCGACGCCGAGACACTGGAGACACTGGAGACCGTGGACCGGCCCGCTGTGGCCGCCATCGCCGCGCCGGTGGGCGCGGCCCGGCTGATCGACAACGTGCAGCTGGAACCACCAGCAGAAAGAGGAGGAAACAGACCATGAAGCGTATCACCCTGGGCAAGCTCCAGCAGATGAAGGAAGAAGGCGAACCGATCGTCATGCTCACCGCCTACAGCACCTGGCAGGCCAAGCTGGCCGACGCGGCCGGCGCCGAGATGCTCCTGGTGGGCGACTCGCTGGGCATGGTGGAACAGGGTCTGGAGGACACCGTGGGCGTCACCGAGGAGATGATCCACATGGCCTCGGCGGCCGTGATGCGCGCCCGCCCCAGGGCCTTCGTGGTGGGCGACATGCCCTTCCTCTCCTACGAGGTGGATACCAGGGAGGCGGTGCGCAACGCCGGCCGGCTGGTCAAACAGACCGGCGTGGACGCGGTGAAGATCGAAGGCGGCGTCAACCGGGCCGAGACCATCCGGGCGCTGGTGAACGCCGGGATCCCCGTGGTGGGCCATGTGGGGCTCACCCCCCAGTCGTCGACGCTGCTCGGCGGCTACAGGGTGCAGGGCAAGGACGCCGGGCGCGCCCGGGAGGTGCTGGACGACGCCCTGGCCGTCGACAGGGCCGGGGCGAGCGTTCTGGTGATGGAGTGCATCCCCGCGCCGCTGGCCGAACGGATCACCGCGGAGTGCGCCATCCCCACCATCGGCATCGGCGCCGGCGTGGGCTGCGACGGCCAGGTGCTGGTCTTCCACGACGTACTGGGGCTCTACAGCGGCGGCGTCTCCCCCCGCTTCGTCAAGCGCTACCTGGACGGCGCCTCGGTGCTGGGCGAGGCCCTGACCGCCTACCGGGCGGAGGTCAAGGACCGGAGTTTCCCGGCCGACGAGCACAGCTACGGCATGGACCCGGAGATCCTCGACGGACTGGAGCGCCGCTCTTCATGATCGTCACCGTCGTCGGCTTCGGCGCCCTGGGGGGACACCTGGCCGCTCTGCTGGACCGGTCGGGCAGAGAAACCACGCTGCAGGCCCTCCAGCATCCGGGAGAGCATCTGGAGGTCTGCATGCAGCGGGGACTCCGCTGGGAGAACAGCGCCGGCGAGGAGCACACCCTCCACATCCCCATGGCCACCGAACCGGAAGCGCTGGAGCCGGCCGATCTCGTCCTGGTGGTGGTGAAGGCCTACTCCACCGCCGATGTGGCGCCCCTCATCCCCTCGCTCCTCAAACCGGACGGCGTGGCGCTGAGCCTCCAGAACGGCCTGGGCAACGGCGCGATCCTGGCCCGGACCTGCCCACTGGACCGCCTGGCCCTGGGCACCTGCACCTGGGGAGCCTTCAAGCCCACCCCGGGGGCGGTCCGGGGCGGCACGGAGGGGGCCATCCGCCTCGGCCCCTACGACGGCAGGAGCGATCTGCGGTGGGTGGCCAACGCCCTGGACATCCGTGGGCTCAACGCCAGCCATCTGGACGAGCCCTTCGGCGCCCTCTGGGAGAAGGTGATCGCCAACACAGCCATCAACCCGGTGACCGCCCTGGTGCGCCGCCCCAACGGCGTGCTGCTGGAGCACGAACCCAGCCGCGAACTGGTCCGCCGGCTCTGCGCCGAGGCCGTCGCGGTGGCCCGGGCCGAGGGCTACCCCTTCGACACCGACACACAACAGCAGCGCGTGGTCGCCGTGCTGGAGGGTACCCGGGGCAACCGCAGCTCCATGCTCCAGGATGTGGAGCAGATGCGCCCCACCGAGGCCCAGGCCATCACCGGCGCCGTCCTGGAGCGGGGCAGCGCCCACGGCCTCACGCTCCCCACCCTCGCCACGGTCCACCGGCTGATCGAGACCATCGACGCCTCGCTGGGGTAGGCCGGCGGGGGTGACCCCCGCCGGCCTCACGAATCGGCCGGCTGCTCCAGGGCGGCCACCATCCGACGTGCCTCCCCGGGTGCCACGCTCCCGCCTGTCCGGAACAGAACCTCCCGTTCGCGTTCCTCCGGCGACAGGACCGGTCTGGGATCCAGATAGCCCTCCGCCTCCAGCCATTCGGCCAGCTCCTCGGCCTTGCTCCTGTGGAAACGGTGCACCTCGCCGCCACGGAGCGCCGCCATCAGCGCATCGGCATCGCCGTTTCTGGCCCGGGCGAGCTCGGCCACACTGTCGATAAACCTCTCCGAGACAGCTCCGGAGCGCTCCAGGGCGCTGCGGTCCACGGGGAAACCGCGTCCCTGTGACCACAGCTCCACACAGAGTCGGGCGATACGACAGCGCCCCTGGAGCTGTTCCCGCCGATCCTCCGGGAAAGCATGGGGTGCGGCGGCGCTCTCCAGCAGCCGCTCCAGAGGCCCCAGGCGGTCCACCCCCCATTGGTCCAGCAGATGGTGCAACAGCGCCAGATCATCCCGCAGAAGATAGAAGAGATGGATATCTCCGGCGTCGGCCGGAGCACCCAACTGCAGGGCTGGCACGCCGATCAGAGCGGCGTATTCCTCTGGGGAGCTCCCCTCCGGCGGGGGAACCGGCTGCGGATCGGTCACGGCGTACTCCTCCGGATCCTGCGGAGAACCACCGAAGCGCAGCGCCGAGAGATCAAGGTGGTGGACCACATCGCCGACAGCATATTCCCATCGCCTAACATCGGCGTTCTCGGCGGAGAGGTAGAAGATCTGCCGATCCTCCCGCTCCGCCGTTTCGGCCAGATTGACGGCGATCTGCCGGAAACGCTCGGGATCAGTGGTGGTCAATGCCTCGTCGAGGAATACCGGCAGCGGCATGCCCTCTTCTTCCAGCAGAGAAAGCCAGGCCAGACGCAGAGCCATGAGCAACTGCATCCGGGTCCCTGTGGAGAGCGTCTCCGGATCCTGGAGCAGATCCTGCAGGCTGTCGCGTACCCGGATAGCCCCGGTGTCATCCACCTGCAACTCGTAGCGGTAGTTGGTGTACCAGGCGAGCCGCTCCCGGGCCGCTTCGATGACGGGGGGCTCCTGCTCGGTCCGGTACGCCTCGGCCACATGATCCAGGACAAACCGGCAGGCCTCGGCATGGAGGGCCCGGTCGAAGGCATCCTGCAGATCGTCGCGGGCCTTGTCCCGCTTCAGGCGGGCTCGCTCCAGCTTCCGGTCGCTTCCCGCCTGTTCCAGCTTTGTCCGCAAAGAGCTGCGATCATCACGGAGTTCTTCGGTCCGGTCAGCAATCTCCCGGAGCTCCTGGAGCTGCGTTTGCAGGGCCATGTCATCGCCCGCTTCCACCAGTTCGGCCAGTTCCTTCTCCCCGGCCAGATCGTCACGGCGCACCTCCTCGCGCACCTGGGCGCTGTGCCAGGTCTCCCGCTCCTGCTTGTACTCCGCAAATCTCTCGCAGCGCTCCAGCAGACTGCTGCGGTCATCGGGGGGCAAGCCGGCGTCATCGTAGAGCTTGGCAAGGGCGGCATCGCTCCGCCGGATCTCTCCATCCAGACGCCGGAGCTCACGCTCTGCATCAGCGATCTCGCCTTCCGCGTCCCGGAGTTTTTCCATCCGGGCAACCAGTGCATCGAAGGCTGCCTCCACGGTGGATGTGTCTGCATCATTAATAGTCAGCTCGTTGAAATGCTGCGACAGAAAACGGGAGGCCCGAACCAGACGCTTCCGGATCTCCTGTTCGGTACGGTCTTTCTGTTTCTCGAGCTGCAGCTGCTCCCGTCGCGCTTCGTCCACCTCACGCACAAGACCGGCAAAGCGGGCGAATCCCTCCGCCGTCAGCTGCGGGTCGAATCCAAGCTTGTCGGCCAGAGCCTGTCGTTCTTCTTCCAGTCTGGCCAGCTCTTCCTGTTCCCGCTTGAGATCACCACGGAGCGCCTCGGCACGGCGGGACCGCTCGGCCCGGAGCTTCCCTTCGGTCTGCTCTCTTTCGAGATGCTCCAACCGTCCTTCCACCGCCCCGACGTTCCAGGACTCCGGTGCGTCTCCGCCTTCGGCGACACCGCGCTCCAGCTCCCGTCGAGAGAGCAATCCGGTCACCAGCTGCCAGAGAACCACCAGGGAGCCGCCTGCCGCAGCGAGAGCACAGATCAGCACCGGTACAGCGCCGTCCAGACCGGCCCACAGGGCGGCCGCCAGGGCAGCGGCCAATGCCGCAGCGCCACCCCAGAGACTCCGGGAACAACGGCTGCTGTCGAAGGCACGCAGCCAGCGGCGGAGCTCTCTGGTAACCTCTCTGAGTCGCTCCAGACGCTCTTCATCCCCAGGGGGAACCTCGGTTTTCTCCTGAAGCTCCCGCACCCGGCGGGTGGACGTACGGAGCCGCTCGGCCAGACTGACAGCCTGATCAACCTCCGCCGGACCGATGGAGAGCCGCCGGTCGTCTCCGGACCGGAGCTGTTCCGCGGCGGTGCGTTCCCTCGCACAGGCCCTGTCCAGCTGCCCGGCAAGCTGGTCAACGGTGGTCCTGTATTCCCTGACCTCCGCCAGATTCCGTCTGCAGGCCTCTATGGCAGCGTCTGGGGGCTTACTGTCGGCGACGCCGGTTGCGTCCCGTCGTTCCTCCGCCAGGCGGAAGCGTTCCCCGGTCTCGCGGCGTGTTCTCTGCAGCCCGTCGCGGCGTTCCTCCAGCTCCTGGAGACGATCCGCTTCATCGCCATTGAGGAGGTCCATGCCTGGGGGGAAGAGCCCCAGCCGGGTCTCGGCCTCCTTCCGCTCCCGGCGCGCTTGGCTCCACTCCACGGCATGCTGCACCTGCCCGGCCCGCCGGGCCGCTTCCTCAGCCTCCGCGATCTTCTGGTTCAGCTGGGGCAACCGTTTTCGCTGACCGTCCAGGTGCTCGTAGTCCTCGGAACACTGCCGCAGGTGCTGTTGCGCCTCCCGTAACGCTCTCTCCTCCTTTCGGCCGTGCTGTCTACCTACCGTAAAGAGGGCATCGTTGCGGAGGGCATCCAGATCGAAACCGCCGTAGAGCTCCTGCCGCAATCGCCGTCGGATCTCCTCCTCGGTGGCGCCCGTCTGGATGAGCTCCCCCATGGAGAGCCAGTAGCAATGCAGCATCTCGCCCCGGGGCAAAGGAGGGCGGGGGGCGCTGCGCCCCTCCCGCTGCCAG
Encoded proteins:
- the panB gene encoding 3-methyl-2-oxobutanoate hydroxymethyltransferase, with protein sequence MKRITLGKLQQMKEEGEPIVMLTAYSTWQAKLADAAGAEMLLVGDSLGMVEQGLEDTVGVTEEMIHMASAAVMRARPRAFVVGDMPFLSYEVDTREAVRNAGRLVKQTGVDAVKIEGGVNRAETIRALVNAGIPVVGHVGLTPQSSTLLGGYRVQGKDAGRAREVLDDALAVDRAGASVLVMECIPAPLAERITAECAIPTIGIGAGVGCDGQVLVFHDVLGLYSGGVSPRFVKRYLDGASVLGEALTAYRAEVKDRSFPADEHSYGMDPEILDGLERRSS
- a CDS encoding 2-dehydropantoate 2-reductase; the encoded protein is MIVTVVGFGALGGHLAALLDRSGRETTLQALQHPGEHLEVCMQRGLRWENSAGEEHTLHIPMATEPEALEPADLVLVVVKAYSTADVAPLIPSLLKPDGVALSLQNGLGNGAILARTCPLDRLALGTCTWGAFKPTPGAVRGGTEGAIRLGPYDGRSDLRWVANALDIRGLNASHLDEPFGALWEKVIANTAINPVTALVRRPNGVLLEHEPSRELVRRLCAEAVAVARAEGYPFDTDTQQQRVVAVLEGTRGNRSSMLQDVEQMRPTEAQAITGAVLERGSAHGLTLPTLATVHRLIETIDASLG